One Halalkalicoccus sp. NIPERK01 DNA segment encodes these proteins:
- a CDS encoding FAD-binding oxidoreductase, translated as MTREIGIVGGGAVGLTAASDLAAAGEDVTLFERDALAAGSTGRAAGVLYDAYAGEIDARIGRRSIERFRELSGDGEFEFHETPYVWFAHEDDDRRGDAIREQVAGMKRHGIDAELLAPEDLADLAPALDTDDAGVAALARNAGWTDPATYAEVMAERARAAGVDIRTHTPVSLAEGGVLADGEREAFDVMIVAAGAHTKRILEEAGRSIAMKPYRVQALVLDAALETPMGYDASAGFYFRPHPDGLLVGDGTEEVESDPEGWNREADGAFVASALERTSERFGLPEPTVERAWAGLCTATPDGDPLLGWLADGLYVATGWQGHGFMRAPALGERIAREVRGEPGIGAFDPTRFTGEEEFPIVEGLAL; from the coding sequence ATGACGCGGGAGATCGGGATCGTCGGCGGCGGGGCGGTCGGCCTCACGGCCGCCTCCGACCTCGCTGCGGCCGGCGAGGACGTGACCCTCTTCGAGCGCGACGCGCTCGCCGCGGGGAGCACGGGCCGGGCGGCGGGCGTGCTCTACGACGCCTACGCCGGGGAGATCGACGCGCGGATCGGCCGGCGCTCGATCGAGCGCTTTCGGGAACTCTCGGGCGACGGCGAGTTCGAGTTCCACGAGACCCCCTACGTCTGGTTCGCCCACGAGGACGACGACCGCCGGGGCGACGCGATCCGCGAGCAGGTCGCGGGGATGAAGCGCCACGGAATCGACGCCGAACTCCTCGCTCCGGAGGACCTCGCCGACCTCGCGCCCGCGCTCGACACCGACGACGCGGGCGTGGCCGCCCTCGCGCGGAACGCGGGCTGGACCGACCCCGCGACCTACGCGGAGGTGATGGCCGAGAGGGCGCGCGCGGCGGGCGTCGACATCAGGACGCACACGCCCGTCTCGCTCGCGGAGGGGGGCGTCCTCGCCGACGGCGAGCGCGAGGCGTTCGACGTAATGATCGTCGCGGCGGGCGCACACACGAAGCGAATCCTCGAGGAAGCGGGCCGCTCGATCGCCATGAAACCCTACCGGGTGCAGGCGCTCGTCCTCGACGCCGCTCTCGAGACGCCGATGGGATACGACGCGAGCGCCGGCTTCTACTTCCGGCCCCACCCGGACGGGCTGCTCGTGGGAGACGGTACCGAGGAGGTCGAGAGCGACCCCGAGGGATGGAACCGGGAGGCCGACGGGGCGTTCGTCGCGTCCGCGCTCGAACGGACGAGCGAGCGGTTCGGCCTCCCGGAACCGACAGTCGAGCGGGCGTGGGCGGGGCTCTGTACCGCGACGCCCGACGGCGATCCGCTTCTGGGCTGGCTCGCGGATGGGCTGTACGTCGCGACCGGCTGGCAGGGCCACGGGTTCATGCGCGCGCCGGCGCTCGGCGAGCGGATCGCACGAGAGGTGCGCGGCGAACCGGGAATAGGGGCGTTCGACCCGACGCGATTCACGGGCGAGGAGGAGTTCCCGATCGTCGAGGGACTGGCGCTCTAA
- a CDS encoding PadR family transcriptional regulator — protein sequence MSEAQAVPGTQQTAHDLTAFQHNILVILAEEPMYGLAIKRELESYYGTEVNHGRLYPNLDDLVERGLVAKSELDKRTNQYELTDDGYATVLGQLNWVFSKLVTGEDRAEDVRALIDA from the coding sequence ATGTCAGAGGCACAAGCGGTTCCGGGCACCCAGCAGACAGCACACGATTTGACCGCGTTCCAGCACAACATCCTGGTCATCCTCGCGGAGGAGCCGATGTACGGGCTGGCGATCAAACGTGAACTAGAGAGTTACTACGGGACCGAGGTCAACCACGGGCGGTTGTACCCGAACCTCGACGACCTCGTCGAGCGCGGTCTCGTCGCGAAGAGCGAACTCGACAAGCGGACCAACCAGTACGAGCTGACCGACGACGGCTACGCGACGGTCCTGGGCCAGTTGAACTGGGTCTTCTCGAAGCTCGTCACCGGTGAGGATCGCGCCGAGGACGTTCGGGCCCTCATCGACGCGTAG
- a CDS encoding metallophosphoesterase produces MRVGVISDTHDNVAAIERATDLFREEGIGTLIHCGDFIAPPVLPFFEGFSVHGVLGNNDGEVEGLEAGFEEIDGELHGRFADLELGGARFAVLHGESKEEVAGYAEAGEYDYVCYGHHHEREERAVDGTLVVNPGAHFPTVPEEHRTVAVVDTENDEIEFHRV; encoded by the coding sequence ATGAGAGTCGGCGTCATCTCCGATACTCACGACAACGTCGCGGCGATCGAGCGCGCGACCGACCTGTTCCGAGAGGAGGGGATCGGGACCCTGATCCACTGTGGCGACTTCATCGCCCCGCCGGTGCTCCCCTTCTTCGAGGGCTTTTCGGTCCACGGCGTGCTCGGCAACAACGACGGCGAGGTCGAGGGTCTCGAGGCGGGCTTCGAGGAGATCGACGGCGAACTCCACGGTCGCTTCGCCGACCTCGAACTCGGCGGGGCGCGCTTCGCCGTGCTCCACGGGGAGTCGAAGGAGGAGGTCGCGGGCTACGCAGAGGCGGGCGAGTACGACTACGTCTGTTACGGCCACCACCACGAACGCGAGGAACGGGCTGTCGACGGGACTCTGGTAGTGAACCCCGGCGCACACTTCCCGACGGTCCCCGAGGAACACCGGACGGTGGCGGTCGTCGACACCGAGAACGACGAGATCGAGTTCCACCGGGTATAA
- a CDS encoding SDR family oxidoreductase yields MRVAILGCGYIGLELGRQLTARGHDVVGVRRSPEGCEAIEEAGFQSVRADVTDRDALAGVPDADALVFAASSGGRGAEAAREVYVRGLETAIGHFAGRADPPERLLYTSSTGVYGDHGGEWVDEETPTEPATEKTRVLWEAEETALDSPIPGTVVRFAGLYGPDRYRLERYLEGPVTEGYLNMVHREDAAGAVRYLLEENLARGEVVLAVDDEPVDKWAFADWLAEQCGVPEPPKETKEERLSDPNLSEPARRRLETSKRCSNAKLRELGYEFSYPTFREGYREAVAAYPRR; encoded by the coding sequence ATGCGCGTCGCGATACTGGGCTGTGGCTATATCGGGTTGGAACTCGGCAGACAGCTCACGGCTCGCGGCCACGACGTCGTGGGGGTTCGGCGCTCCCCCGAGGGATGCGAGGCGATCGAGGAGGCCGGTTTCCAGAGTGTGCGGGCGGACGTCACCGACCGCGACGCGCTCGCCGGCGTTCCCGACGCGGACGCGCTCGTCTTCGCGGCGAGTTCGGGCGGGCGCGGTGCCGAGGCCGCCCGCGAGGTCTACGTCCGCGGGCTCGAAACCGCCATCGGGCACTTCGCGGGGCGGGCGGACCCGCCCGAGCGGCTGCTCTACACCTCCAGTACCGGCGTCTACGGCGACCACGGCGGCGAGTGGGTCGACGAGGAGACGCCCACGGAGCCGGCAACCGAGAAGACCCGCGTGCTGTGGGAGGCCGAGGAGACGGCGCTCGATTCCCCCATCCCCGGCACCGTCGTTCGCTTCGCGGGGCTGTACGGCCCCGACCGATACCGCCTCGAACGCTATCTGGAGGGGCCCGTCACCGAGGGGTACCTGAACATGGTCCACCGCGAGGACGCCGCGGGCGCGGTACGATACCTCCTCGAGGAGAACCTCGCACGCGGCGAGGTCGTGTTGGCGGTCGACGACGAACCCGTCGACAAGTGGGCGTTCGCCGACTGGCTCGCCGAGCAGTGCGGGGTTCCCGAACCCCCGAAGGAGACCAAAGAGGAGCGCCTTTCCGATCCGAACCTCTCCGAGCCCGCCCGACGGCGACTCGAGACGAGCAAGCGCTGTTCGAACGCGAAACTCCGCGAACTCGGCTACGAGTTCTCCTATCCCACCTTTCGGGAGGGGTACCGCGAGGCGGTCGCGGCCTACCCGCGCCGGTAG
- a CDS encoding luciferase, whose protein sequence is MLAGERARSTGLDAAALKPAECDVSRGVDLPFETVVIDYEGRRHLPERGALEALAAEKEVYLTTPVRADGFDPLGDDSLLAALPGGVRRVLVAGHSAYLGEKEREKALAPRLGAAAEGAPGAWVGTEGVERLALATGAPQFELLGRSTPRDLRALRAAGFSGEIAVYAPTVLTEDPDAVLDALGAYVARRRPVASALPEGAPTDSSATDRAREVLLAASGDFALVGAPEGVRRQVAALREAGADTVVGYPARGIESFLR, encoded by the coding sequence ATGCTGGCCGGTGAGCGGGCGCGCTCGACGGGGCTGGACGCCGCCGCGCTCAAACCCGCCGAGTGTGACGTCTCCCGCGGTGTGGACCTCCCGTTCGAGACGGTCGTGATCGACTACGAGGGGCGGCGGCACCTCCCCGAGCGCGGGGCGCTCGAAGCGCTCGCCGCCGAGAAGGAGGTCTACCTCACGACGCCCGTCCGGGCCGACGGCTTCGACCCGCTGGGCGACGACTCGCTGCTCGCGGCGCTCCCCGGGGGGGTTCGGCGAGTGCTCGTCGCGGGTCACAGCGCCTACCTCGGCGAGAAGGAACGGGAAAAGGCGCTCGCGCCGCGCCTGGGTGCGGCCGCGGAGGGCGCGCCGGGGGCGTGGGTCGGCACCGAGGGGGTCGAACGCCTCGCGCTGGCGACCGGCGCGCCCCAGTTCGAACTGCTGGGTCGCTCGACGCCGCGGGACCTGCGCGCGCTCCGGGCGGCGGGCTTCTCGGGCGAGATCGCCGTCTACGCGCCGACGGTGTTGACCGAGGACCCCGATGCGGTGCTCGACGCGCTCGGGGCGTACGTCGCCCGCAGGCGGCCCGTCGCGAGCGCGCTGCCCGAGGGCGCACCGACCGACTCGTCGGCGACCGACCGCGCCCGCGAGGTGCTGCTGGCCGCGAGCGGCGACTTCGCGCTCGTGGGCGCTCCCGAGGGGGTCCGCCGACAGGTCGCGGCGCTCCGGGAGGCCGGCGCGGACACGGTCGTCGGCTACCCCGCCCGCGGCATCGAGTCGTTTCTAAGGTGA
- a CDS encoding Hsp20/alpha crystallin family protein: MKVWEIGKSVGNRVAESVGRVASRVQESRPLAVDLLESDDAYLAVFDAPGVSGGDVQVRFVDGEVRVRLERFREFHEGFEMRLPGRGLSLDGHVRLPERAVVDAEAATATLKDDGTLQVHVPKSDEEGATTVTIEDADPTDADDTTGDTSD; encoded by the coding sequence ATGAAGGTCTGGGAGATCGGGAAGTCGGTCGGCAACCGGGTCGCAGAAAGCGTCGGCCGGGTCGCGAGCCGCGTCCAGGAGTCACGCCCGCTCGCGGTCGACTTACTCGAGAGCGACGACGCCTACCTCGCGGTCTTCGACGCGCCGGGCGTCTCGGGCGGCGACGTGCAGGTCCGGTTCGTCGACGGCGAGGTCCGCGTCCGCCTCGAACGGTTCCGCGAGTTCCACGAGGGCTTCGAGATGCGCCTGCCCGGACGCGGCCTCTCGCTCGACGGCCACGTCCGACTGCCCGAACGCGCGGTGGTCGACGCCGAGGCCGCGACGGCCACGCTCAAGGACGACGGCACGCTGCAGGTCCACGTCCCCAAGAGCGACGAGGAGGGCGCGACGACCGTCACGATCGAGGACGCCGACCCGACGGATGCGGACGACACGACGGGCGACACCTCCGATTAG
- a CDS encoding aldo/keto reductase, translated as MATADGTWSYRDRFGEEFGRTYFRRFGDGVVSSLGLGTYLGDPSDAVDERYEEAITAALENGCNVLDTAINYRHQRSERVVGRALAGADVDREAVLVATKGGFLPFAGERPADPGEYVREEYVDPGVVDREELVRGSHCIAPDFLEDQLDRSLSNLGLETVDLYYVHNPETQLQERSREVVYDRLEAAFARLEERVAAGDLRYYGVATWDAFRVPPDHASYLSLPEVASRARAAAKAAGNTATHLRAIQLPFNVHMADAFTVAAHEGSEGTESTLRFARRAGLNVFTSASIGQGRLAQGLPEAVAERLEGESSVQKAINFARSAPGVTSALVGASSPEHVRENLDACRFDPMGAEAFDRVFE; from the coding sequence ATGGCGACCGCAGACGGCACCTGGTCCTACCGGGATCGGTTCGGGGAGGAGTTCGGCCGGACGTACTTCCGGCGCTTCGGCGACGGCGTCGTCTCCAGTCTCGGCCTCGGGACCTACCTCGGCGACCCGAGCGACGCGGTGGACGAGAGGTACGAAGAAGCGATCACGGCGGCGCTCGAAAACGGCTGTAACGTCCTCGATACGGCGATCAACTACCGCCACCAGCGAAGCGAGCGCGTGGTGGGACGGGCGCTCGCGGGGGCGGACGTCGACCGCGAAGCGGTGCTGGTCGCGACCAAGGGCGGCTTCCTCCCCTTCGCCGGCGAACGACCCGCCGATCCGGGCGAGTACGTTCGGGAGGAGTACGTCGATCCGGGGGTCGTCGACCGCGAGGAGTTGGTGCGCGGGAGCCACTGCATCGCGCCCGACTTCCTCGAGGACCAACTCGATCGTTCGCTGTCGAACCTCGGTCTAGAAACGGTCGACCTGTACTACGTCCACAACCCCGAGACACAGCTCCAGGAGCGCTCGCGCGAGGTCGTCTACGACCGGCTAGAGGCGGCGTTCGCCCGGCTAGAGGAGCGCGTCGCCGCGGGCGACCTCCGGTACTACGGGGTGGCGACGTGGGACGCGTTCCGGGTTCCGCCCGACCACGCGAGCTACCTCTCGCTTCCCGAGGTCGCCTCGCGGGCGCGGGCGGCGGCGAAGGCGGCCGGAAACACCGCGACCCACCTCCGAGCGATCCAACTCCCCTTCAACGTCCACATGGCCGACGCCTTCACCGTCGCGGCCCACGAGGGGAGCGAGGGAACCGAGAGCACGCTCCGATTCGCCCGGAGGGCCGGGCTGAACGTCTTCACGAGCGCGAGCATCGGACAGGGACGATTGGCCCAAGGACTCCCCGAGGCGGTCGCCGAACGCCTGGAGGGCGAGTCCTCGGTACAGAAGGCGATCAACTTCGCGCGCAGCGCGCCGGGCGTGACGAGCGCGCTCGTCGGGGCGAGTTCGCCAGAGCACGTCCGCGAGAACCTCGACGCCTGTCGGTTCGATCCGATGGGCGCGGAGGCGTTCGACCGGGTCTTCGAGTGA
- a CDS encoding DUF5791 family protein: MLYRDLDGSEAESPEDLRRQYESELAEVVESVGVERAAEETGIGTDRLEALVADESPELTVEDAAKILALSEEEPDAEIVRAEIEDRLLLGMTTAVLDVDTIAANIQGDLSGKEVHQRVEGRAPMTLAEYARIHYFIGERKR, translated from the coding sequence ATGCTCTATCGCGATCTCGACGGGAGCGAAGCCGAGAGCCCAGAGGACCTGCGTCGCCAGTACGAGTCGGAACTCGCGGAGGTCGTCGAGTCGGTCGGCGTCGAACGCGCCGCCGAGGAGACGGGGATCGGGACGGACCGACTGGAGGCGCTCGTCGCGGACGAGTCGCCGGAACTCACCGTCGAGGACGCCGCGAAGATCCTCGCGCTCTCGGAGGAGGAACCCGACGCCGAGATCGTCCGCGCCGAGATCGAGGACCGCCTCCTGCTTGGGATGACCACCGCCGTGTTGGACGTCGACACCATCGCCGCCAATATTCAGGGAGATCTCTCGGGCAAGGAGGTCCACCAGCGCGTCGAGGGCCGCGCCCCGATGACGCTCGCCGAGTACGCGAGGATCCACTACTTCATCGGGGAGCGAAAGCGCTGA
- a CDS encoding CoA pyrophosphatase → MDLSWVAGREPRRVTDERREAAVIVPVVHRAGEPHLLFTKRADDLSDHPGQMSFPGGGRETHDESIYATALREAREEIGLREEEVDLVGQLDDIRTVTEFSVTPFVVEIPDRVYEPNDREVAEIAVLPVAGLTDETNHELEHREHPYYGEIVIHYFHVDGYTVWGATGRIVVQLLELTTEWRAPARLDPESYG, encoded by the coding sequence ATGGACCTCAGTTGGGTCGCCGGTCGGGAGCCCCGCCGGGTCACGGACGAGCGGCGCGAGGCGGCGGTGATCGTTCCCGTCGTCCACCGGGCGGGCGAGCCCCACCTGCTCTTTACGAAGCGGGCCGACGACCTCTCGGACCACCCCGGCCAGATGAGCTTTCCCGGCGGCGGGCGCGAGACCCACGACGAGAGCATCTACGCGACCGCGCTGCGGGAGGCCCGCGAGGAGATCGGCCTCCGGGAGGAGGAGGTCGATCTCGTGGGCCAACTCGACGACATCCGCACGGTCACCGAGTTCTCGGTCACGCCGTTCGTCGTGGAGATCCCCGACCGGGTCTACGAGCCGAACGACCGCGAGGTCGCCGAGATTGCCGTCCTCCCGGTCGCGGGACTCACCGACGAGACGAACCACGAACTCGAACACCGCGAGCACCCCTACTACGGCGAGATCGTCATCCACTACTTCCACGTCGACGGCTACACCGTCTGGGGCGCGACGGGGCGGATCGTGGTCCAACTGCTCGAACTCACCACGGAGTGGCGCGCGCCCGCACGCCTTGATCCCGAGTCCTACGGGTAG
- a CDS encoding radical SAM protein, translating into MTDPSELSVTLVDGYVDEPAHFGVPPYVSTYPRYTAGALVDAGVAREEITYHTIDELREDRGKWRDVEDADLMVYIGGMTVPGKYVGGTPAEPDEVKKLAWVSRGTSLMGGPVRFGVGEENAGAQDMERKDLDYDFVAKGDVEAAAADLVESGLEGFGDRMRDNGEIDRWSRKGAFVIEQHPNHPDYLICEMETSRGCAYRCSFCTEPLYGDPAFRSADSVVSEVSHLAEHGARHFRLGRQADILAFGGDGEAPNPDALRELYGGIREAVPDLGTLHLDNMNPVTIVEYPEKSREGIRIIAEHNTPGDTAAFGLESADPVVQEENNLLVSAEECLEAVRVVNEEGGWRPGEKPGTGPSHGEGSGDRLPKLLPGINLVHGLMGEREETYEHNKQFLQRVYDEGLMVRRINIRQVMAFAGTEMAETGADIAREHKRQFQPYKREVREEIDNPMLKRVAPAGTVLEDVHMEYHENGRTFGRQLGTYSLLIGVPGEHDLGTTMDVAVVDHGYRSVTAVPYPLDVNGATMDELTAIPGLGRSTAGDIVVGRPYDSAREAGEVAGVDLSRFA; encoded by the coding sequence ATGACCGACCCCTCCGAGCTCTCGGTGACGCTGGTCGACGGCTACGTCGACGAGCCGGCACACTTCGGGGTTCCCCCCTACGTCTCGACGTACCCCCGCTACACCGCGGGCGCGCTGGTGGATGCGGGCGTCGCTCGAGAGGAAATCACCTACCACACGATCGACGAGTTGCGCGAAGACAGGGGAAAATGGCGCGACGTCGAGGACGCCGATCTGATGGTCTACATCGGCGGGATGACCGTCCCCGGGAAGTACGTCGGCGGGACGCCCGCCGAGCCCGACGAGGTGAAGAAACTGGCGTGGGTTTCCCGTGGAACCAGCCTGATGGGCGGGCCCGTGAGGTTCGGCGTCGGCGAGGAGAACGCCGGGGCCCAAGACATGGAGCGAAAGGACCTCGATTACGACTTCGTCGCGAAGGGCGACGTCGAGGCCGCCGCCGCCGACCTCGTGGAATCGGGACTCGAAGGGTTCGGCGACCGGATGCGCGACAACGGGGAGATCGACCGCTGGAGCCGGAAGGGCGCGTTCGTGATCGAACAGCACCCCAATCACCCCGACTACCTGATCTGCGAGATGGAGACCTCGCGGGGCTGTGCGTACCGGTGTTCGTTCTGTACCGAGCCGCTCTACGGCGATCCAGCCTTCCGCAGCGCCGACTCGGTGGTCAGCGAGGTGTCGCACCTCGCCGAGCACGGCGCCCGCCACTTCCGGCTGGGTCGGCAGGCCGACATCCTCGCGTTCGGCGGCGACGGCGAGGCACCCAACCCCGACGCCTTGCGGGAGCTCTACGGCGGGATCCGCGAGGCCGTCCCCGACCTCGGGACGCTGCATCTGGACAACATGAACCCGGTGACGATCGTCGAGTATCCCGAGAAGTCGCGCGAGGGGATCCGGATCATCGCCGAGCACAACACGCCCGGCGACACCGCGGCGTTCGGATTGGAGAGTGCGGATCCCGTGGTTCAAGAGGAGAACAACCTGCTCGTGAGCGCCGAGGAGTGTCTGGAGGCGGTGCGGGTGGTCAACGAGGAGGGCGGGTGGCGACCCGGAGAGAAACCGGGAACGGGTCCCTCACACGGCGAGGGATCCGGGGATCGACTGCCGAAACTCCTGCCGGGGATCAACCTCGTTCACGGGCTGATGGGCGAGCGCGAGGAGACCTACGAGCACAACAAGCAATTCCTGCAGCGGGTCTACGACGAGGGGCTGATGGTCCGGCGGATCAACATCCGGCAGGTGATGGCGTTCGCGGGGACGGAGATGGCCGAGACCGGCGCCGACATCGCCCGCGAGCACAAACGCCAGTTCCAGCCGTACAAACGCGAGGTCCGCGAGGAGATCGACAACCCGATGCTGAAGCGGGTCGCGCCCGCGGGAACGGTGTTGGAGGACGTCCACATGGAGTACCACGAGAACGGCAGGACCTTCGGGCGACAACTGGGGACCTACTCGCTTCTGATCGGCGTGCCCGGCGAGCACGACCTCGGGACCACGATGGACGTCGCGGTCGTGGACCACGGCTACCGGTCGGTGACGGCGGTTCCGTACCCGCTCGACGTCAACGGCGCGACGATGGACGAACTCACGGCGATCCCGGGTCTCGGGCGGTCGACCGCGGGCGACATCGTCGTCGGCCGGCCCTACGACTCCGCACGGGAGGCGGGCGAGGTGGCCGGCGTGGACCTCTCGCGGTTCGCGTGA
- a CDS encoding inorganic diphosphatase, with product MTNLWEDLETGPNPPEEIYAVVECLKGERNKYEYDKDIPGVVLDRVLHSNVHYPSDYGFIPRSYYDDEDPFDVLVLVEDATFPGCVIEVRPVALMKMDDDGEQDDKVIAVPSEDPRYDHVEDLEDVTQQTRDEIDEFFSTYKNLEEGKEVETQGWEDREAAYDAIEHAQDLYEERFG from the coding sequence ATGACGAACCTCTGGGAGGACCTCGAAACGGGACCGAACCCGCCCGAAGAGATCTACGCGGTCGTCGAGTGTCTCAAGGGCGAACGCAACAAGTACGAGTACGACAAGGACATCCCCGGCGTGGTGTTGGACCGGGTGCTCCACTCGAACGTCCACTACCCCTCCGACTACGGGTTCATCCCGCGCAGTTACTACGACGACGAGGACCCCTTCGACGTGCTCGTGCTCGTCGAGGACGCGACCTTCCCCGGATGTGTGATCGAGGTCCGGCCCGTCGCCCTGATGAAGATGGACGACGACGGCGAGCAGGACGACAAGGTGATCGCCGTCCCCTCGGAGGACCCGCGCTACGACCACGTCGAGGACTTAGAGGACGTCACCCAGCAGACCAGAGACGAGATCGACGAGTTCTTCTCGACGTACAAGAACTTGGAGGAGGGCAAGGAAGTCGAAACCCAGGGCTGGGAGGACCGCGAGGCGGCCTACGACGCGATCGAACACGCACAGGACCTCTACGAGGAGCGGTTCGGCTGA
- a CDS encoding alkaline phosphatase family protein, whose amino-acid sequence MGLFDRIRGGEDLPRVAFIGIDGVPHTLLSEHPEEFPNFAAIADEGTADAIESIVPPESSACWPSLTTGQNPGETGVYGFQDRENGSYDTYVPMGRDVQATRLWDRVTEANRNATVMNVPVTFPPQRTVQRMVSGFLSPGLDKAAYPDELRETLSGLDYRIDVNAKLGHDEDKRKFIEDAHETIDARYEAFSHYITEDDWDLFFGVFMTTDRVNHFLFEDYERDGEYREEFMDFYRKLDGYVGNLRERLADDVTLVIASDHGFTTLDYEVHCNQWLAEEGWLSFENEDHTELGDIATDARAYSLIPGRFYINLEGREPRGSVPEDEYESVRAELKADLEALEGPNGETVCERVVEKEDAFRGDHDDIAPDLVAIPNHGFDLKSGFKGHGEVFGKGPRNGMHSFDNATLHIDGEATISDANLYDIAPTILDLMEVEYDRGEFDGASLV is encoded by the coding sequence ATGGGTCTCTTCGATCGGATACGCGGCGGCGAAGACCTGCCTCGTGTCGCGTTTATCGGTATCGACGGCGTTCCGCACACGCTCCTCTCGGAACACCCGGAGGAGTTCCCGAACTTCGCCGCGATCGCCGATGAGGGGACGGCCGACGCGATCGAGAGCATCGTCCCGCCCGAATCGAGCGCCTGCTGGCCCTCGCTGACGACGGGACAGAACCCCGGCGAGACCGGCGTCTACGGCTTTCAGGACCGCGAGAACGGCTCGTACGACACCTACGTCCCGATGGGCCGCGACGTCCAGGCGACCCGGCTGTGGGATCGCGTCACCGAGGCCAACCGGAACGCGACGGTGATGAACGTCCCCGTGACGTTCCCGCCCCAGCGAACGGTCCAGCGGATGGTCTCGGGCTTTCTCTCGCCCGGCCTCGACAAGGCCGCGTATCCCGACGAACTCCGCGAGACGCTCTCGGGCCTTGACTACCGGATCGACGTGAACGCGAAACTCGGCCACGACGAGGACAAACGCAAGTTCATCGAGGACGCCCACGAGACGATCGACGCGCGCTACGAGGCCTTTTCACACTACATCACGGAGGACGACTGGGACCTCTTTTTCGGCGTGTTCATGACCACCGACCGGGTCAACCACTTCCTGTTCGAGGACTACGAGCGCGACGGCGAGTACAGAGAGGAGTTCATGGACTTTTATCGAAAGCTCGACGGGTACGTCGGCAACCTGCGCGAGCGCCTCGCCGACGACGTCACCCTCGTCATCGCGAGCGACCACGGCTTTACCACGCTCGACTACGAGGTCCACTGCAACCAGTGGCTCGCCGAGGAGGGGTGGCTCTCCTTCGAGAACGAGGACCATACGGAACTCGGCGACATCGCGACCGACGCCCGCGCGTACTCGCTCATCCCGGGTCGGTTCTACATCAACCTCGAGGGGCGCGAACCGCGGGGGAGCGTCCCCGAAGACGAGTACGAGTCGGTCCGCGCGGAGCTCAAAGCCGACCTCGAGGCGCTCGAAGGACCGAACGGCGAGACGGTCTGCGAACGGGTCGTCGAGAAGGAGGACGCCTTCCGGGGCGACCACGACGACATCGCGCCCGACCTCGTGGCGATCCCGAACCACGGCTTCGACCTCAAATCGGGGTTCAAGGGCCACGGCGAGGTCTTCGGGAAGGGGCCGCGAAACGGGATGCACAGCTTCGACAACGCGACCCTGCACATCGACGGCGAGGCGACGATCAGCGACGCCAACCTCTACGACATCGCGCCGACGATCCTCGACCTGATGGAGGTCGAGTACGACCGCGGCGAGTTCGACGGCGCGAGCCTCGTCTGA